The Tolypothrix sp. NIES-4075 DNA window TTGACAAAAATAACAGCCAAATAAATATCAATTTCATCAAAGGAATATTCATTGCGATCGCAAGGGCAAATTTCGTAAGCTTTTGGCAAAATATAGCTGCTCAACATGCTTTTATCTTTTCTTTCTAAATCAACTCTTAGCCTGACAGCTATAAGTTTATTTTTTAGCGTTATTTCTCAAAGCAAACCAGTAGAAGCTGCTTCTTTTAAAGTAGTTGCTGATGGTCTTGACAATGTACGCGGTCTGAGCTTTAGTCCTGATGGTAGTTTATATATTACAGAAGCAGGTGTGGGAGGGGATGGACGTTGCATTCCCGGACCCAGTTTGGAAGGTCTTGATTCATGTGCTGGTACAAGTGGTGCTGTCACCAGAGTTAAAGATGGCAAGCAAGAGCGTATACTTACAGGGTTGCCTTCAATAGCATTAAGACCCAGCGGTGCAACGGGTGAAGGTCCTCAAGATATACAATTTGATGCAGCTGGAAATCCTTATCTTCTCATCGGATATGGTGGTAATCCAACTATCAACGATTTTCAAGGCAATTCTCCAAGCTGGGGACAGCTTTATAAAGTAGATTTCAATACAAATTCTTTAACAAGTATTGCTGACTTAGGAAAATATGAACTCGCTAATAATGCCGATGGGGAAGCTGTGCTTGATGTTAGCGGTGAAATAGCCAGCAATCCCTATGCTTTTACAATTAAGGGCAATACTGCTTATATTGTCGATGCGGCAGCAAACAACATTTTAACTGTCGGACTTGATGGCAGTAATTTGAAGTCGTTTGCTGTGCTTCCCAAGCAAACTATAACTAATCCGATTTTCCCAACTCCGGAACCAGGACAAGTGTCACCTCCCGATGCACCACCACCCGGACAAACACCAAATGAGGTGGAAATTCAATCAGTACCTACAGGTGTTGTTTTTGGTGCTGATGACGCTTTATATGTCAGCGAGTATACGGGTTTTCCTTTCCCGCAAGGTAAAGCGCGGATTTTTAGAGTTGCAGCGAATGGTGAAACAACAGTTTATGCTGACGGTTTTACTCAACTCGGTGACTTGGCTTTTGATGCTAAGGGCAATTTATACGCTTTACAATATGGCAATGAGCCGCAGTGGAAAGGTATTTCTGATGCTTCTGTAATTAAAATAGCTCCTGATGGTACTCGAACAACGCTGCTTAGTGGTAACGGATTAGAGTCAGCTACAGCGTTAACTGTTGGTTTGGATGGTGCGATTTATGTTTCTAGTAAAGGCGATCGCCCTGGTGTTGGTCAAGTTTTAAGAATTGACAACAGCGCAAAAGTCCCCGAACCAAGTTCTGCACTGTCGCTACTCGCTTTTGCTGTTTTAGGAATTGGTTCGTTCACCAAGCGCAAGCGCTAAATATCTGTTTTCCATTAACAAAAGAAGAAACAAATAAAGTCCGCCAAAGCGGACTTTAATCACATTCTTTTAACTAAAGATGCTACTTTCAGCTTGTTGATTGAAGACGCGATCGACGCCGCAGAAAAGCGACTCCAATCAAGCCGATGCCAATTAGCGCTGTAGTAGTTGTTGGTTCCGGAACTTTTTGAGAAACTTTAATAGAACCACTTACCTTTGCCAGACCATTTAAGGTAATAGTTGATCCGAGATTAACTATATCATCTTCCGAGAATAATAATGTGGCTGTAGCGCCTTTGAATATGCCCTCACCACCAGTGATATATACAAGACCAGAACCTTTAGCTGTCAGGTTATCAAAGTTAACGGCAGCGCTGGCATCACTGGTTCCAAATAACTTATTCGTACCGTCGCCGAATTGGATGTAGCCTAATGGGTAGCCTTGTACACCAAATACCTCTGGATTGTTATTAAAGGTGAGATTTCCTTTGCTGTCAAGCACGGAGTATGTCAGACCCTTGTATAGTTCCAAACCATAAGGAGCATCATCACTCACACCTACCTCAAATACCTGGGAAATGTCACCAGCGATGGGTGTAATGTTAACAGTTGTACGATAATCGCTACTTAATGGATAAATGGTTTGTGCTGTTGCTCTAGCTGCATTTGAGCAAACACCAACTAGGGTGAGGGCTAGTGGAAAAAGCCACACCTTAAGTGAATTGAATATCATTTCAAACCTTCAACCCTAAAGAATATTGAGTTTTACAAAGAGCCTAATTTTCACATCTAGGCAATTCGAGAAATGTCTTAATTTGAGTGAATTGTATCGATTGTCGCGCTTTGACAATCCCTCATATTTTCCAGCTAAAAAATTAACTCAGACACACGCTATGACTATAAAATTTACAAGGTGTAAGGTATTGTCGCAATGAACAATCCTTTGATTGACTTGTCAATTGTTTATGTTTCACTCGATCGCTTAAGAATGCTTTCATCGGTGGACGGTTGCGTTAGCGGAGCTTACGTTCGCAAAGCGTCTCCGATAGGAGAAGGTATCGCACCATTGCCTGCTTTAAAAGTGACGCTCATCTATAATAAAAAAATTCAACGCCATAGAGACAACGGTTATGTCACCCGATCTCAAAAATGCGTTACCCAGTACTGACGAGTTGCCTTGTTCAGACGATATACCTGTGGATAACGAAGACCAAAATTTTCTACCCAATGTCTTACTGTTTTTACTTCAGTCAATTTGGGCTTCGCGGATGGATTGGTTCTTCGGTGTCGATATGGCAGTATATCACACTACGGGAATTAATCCGAGAGTACCTGTAGTGCCAGATGGATTTTTAAGTTTGGGAGTTGAACGCAAAAAAAACGGTAAATCGCGCAAAAGTTACGCAGTTTGGGAAGAAAATCAGGTAGTTCCAATACTTACGTTAGAGATGGTGTCTCACTCCCCAGGTGGTGAATACGACGAGAAGATGGCTATCTACAATCGATTGGGTGTATTATACTATGTGATTTACAATCCGGAATTTTGGCGGCGCGACCAACATCATCCATTTGAAGTGTATAAGTTGGTTGATGGTAACTATCAATTGCAGATAGGTGAACCTTGCTGGATGCCTGAAGTCGGTTTGGGAATTGGACGATATCAAGGTGTTGTAGCTGGTATTCCCCAGGAGTTACTGTCTTGGTATAATCAGCGGGGCGATCGCTATTTAACCATAGAAGAACAAGCTCAAATTGAGCGATCGCGTGCAGAACAAGAGCGATCGCGTGCAGAACAATTAGCAGATTATTTGCGATCGCTCGGCATCGATCCTGATAATCTACCTAGCAAGCAATCTTAAATAATCTAATGCTGTGGTAACGACAGCTTGTGCTATGGTAACGACAACTTATGCGTTCATAACAAAGCGATTTGCTGTGATAATGACAACTTGTGCGTTCATAATAAAGCGATTAGCTGTGGTCACGACAACTTGTGCATTTATAACAAAGCGATTAGCTGTGGTCACGACAATAAAACTTTTTCGTAGTCAGGAATGCGCGTCCTGATTGAAAAATTGAGAGGACGCGCATTCCTCACTCCATTGCTTTAATTTGCTTGTTGGCTTCTGCTTGCGATCGCACCATTGCCTGTTTTAATGGTTGTTGTCCCAGCATTGCGCTGACAAATTGGTTGTCAAAGTTGTTCATAATCACTGCTGGGTATTTACCTGCTTGCCAGGGTATGGCATAATCAACACCTGTGAGGAAAGGCGATCGCATCAAGTCTTTTTCATAATCTAATTTCTCTGCCACTGATTTGCGGGTAGGTAGTGCAAACCCGGTTGCTGTCCACTTCTGCATACCTTGTTTGCTTGTCAAATAAGACATCAACTCCCAAGCTTCTGCTTTGTGCAATGCTAGTTTATTCATTACATAGGCAACTGTAAATACCATAGTGCCTTTTTTTTCATTCATTGTCGGCACTTCTGCGGTAGCAAATTGCAGCTTGGGAAAGGTTTCTTTTAAATAAGGAATAGCCCAATTACCCTCAATCACCATCGCTGCTTTACCTTGACCAAACATTTCACTACCTGAGTTTGTCCCCACATCAGATTTTTGTGCGGAGGTGCGGTCTTTTTGATACTGGTCTACGGCTAACTGCAATCCTTGTAAACCTGCAACACTCGCAAAAGCAGCATAACCATTTTCTGTCACAAGTTGTCCGCCAAAGGCTTTGATTTTATAAGCTTGACGCGCTAATTCAGGAATTTCCCCAAAGCCGTATTGATCGATTCTGCCGTCTCGATTGCGATCCACTGTCAACAGCTTCGAGTCGCTGCGGAGTTCATCCCAAGTTGTCGGAGGACTGCTCAAATTAGCTGCGGCGAAAGCTTGTTTATTGTAAAACAGTGCCAGTGTAGAATAATCTTTAGGCAAACCATAAATATGATTTTGGTATTTGAAGCTGTCGAGTAGCGTCAACTGAAAGTCAGCTAAGTCAAATTCTGGTTTGATATAAGCGTCAAGAGGTTCTAAGACATCCTGACTCATCAAAAAAGGAGCCTCGAATACATCCAAATAAAACACATCGGGTGCAGCTTCGCCGACAAAGCGTGTTTTAATCACATCCATGTATTGGTCATTGATGACTTCATGCTTGACTTTTATGGCTGGATGTTGTAATTCAAAATCGTTTAAGAGTTGTTTGAGTAATTTTTGTTCAGCCGGATTAGCAGCCCAACTGCTGAGTTTAACGATAACTGGTGCTGGTGCATTATGTGCGAAGAGTGGTAATTTTTGGCAACCGATAATGGTGAAGGCAATGGCGATCGCTACTACTACTCGCAAAAATTTCCACACGTTGCTGATCATTACTTGCGTGCGTATGTTTCTTTTCACTTCTCTTATAGCTTCTCTGACTGGGGATTGATATATTTGTTAAGAAATGCAAGTTAAGATAACAAATAATTATCAGCACGGCTGAATAAAACAGATAAGTTCGTAGTGAGCGCTTAAGCGCTCTAAAATTTGAGTACTAAAATACTCACTAGCTCTGGCAATTAATGCAGTTATAGATTAAAAAGCTATAATAACCAGCGAGATAGTAAATGGATTCTGTTGAGTTTGATATCGATGCTCCTTTAGTTCCAGAAATTACTAAGGTAGCAGCACCAGAAACAGCAATTTCTCCTACCGCCAAACCCGGAACACCAGTTACTAAAGATGCTATTCGTACTTCGTTGCGAGCTTCAACTATAGATGGTGCTTTCGCTGCGGTTTACACAATTACCACCACTGGCATTTTGCTCAGTAACTTCCTCGTGGAGTTACATGCTAGTCCTGTGGCTATTGGGATGCTTACCTCAATCCCAATGTTGGTAAATCTAATTCAGCCAGTAGGTGCATATCTTTCAGAACGCATCACAAGCCGCTTCCGCTATTCCCTTTGGACTAATGGTCCGGCTCGCCTAGTGTGGCTAATTCTAGTACTTGGTATTGTAGCCTTCAGCTGGGGACTAGTTAATTCTCAGCAACTGGTTATCTTGACGTTAGGGATTGTTCTACTCAGTAATGTCTTTAACGGACTGGGAGGTGCATCTTGGCTAAGTTGGATGGCTCAGATAGTTCCCCGCAAATTGCGCGGGCGCTATTTTGGGTTACGCAACAGTGTAGCTAGCCTGACTAATTTAATTTGTGTAGCTTTAGCGGGTCTAGCTATATCAAAATGGTATGGTGGCGCAATCCAAGGTTATGGCGTGGTTGTGTTTGTCGGCATTCTGGCGGCAATTATCAGTTTGGGGTGTCAGTACTTTCAGGTTGATATTAATCCACAGCAGCAAAATACTTTACCCGATCGAATAAGTGAAAACAAGGCTCTTTCAATTGAAGCGGTTGATAGCGATTTGCCGAATACCGAGACTATAGAAATAAAGAGTGATTTAGCTTTGTCTGGAGATTCCAGTACTGGCAAAAGCATCTTTAAGGATGTTAACTTTTTGATGTTTCTGTTGTATTTCGGCTTATGGGCGTTTGCCGTTAATCTCGGCGCTCCATTTTTTAACTATTACTTGTTGGACACGCTGGATATAGATGTCAGTTGGGTGGCGACTTACGGTAGCTTGCGGGCAGGGGCAACTTTAGTGATGCTTATTCTCTGGGGTAAGTTGGCAGACAAAATCGGCAATCGTCCAATCTTGCTTATCGTCGGGCTTGTGCTAGCACTTACACCGCTGCTGTGGCTTTTAGTTGGTAACAGTCCGCTTGATATTTGGGTCTGGTTGCCGTTGTTACACATCCTTCTCGGCATAACTTGGGCGGGTATTGACTTGTGTAATAACAACATCCAGCTAGGAATAGCACCAGTTAGACATCAGGCGATTTATTTTGCGATCGCTGCTGCGGTGGCTGGAGTTAGTGGTGCATTAGGTACAACTATAGGCGGCTTCGTCGCCCAATTCTCTATTTATGGCGGCTTACGCGGATTATTCGCTATCTCTGTAATATTTCGGCTAGCAGCTTTCATTCCGCTCGTCTTTGTGCGAGAACCGAAACACTAATTAGGGGAATGGGGAATTGGGAATTGGGAATGGGGCATGGGGCATTGGGAATTGGGAATGTGGTAACGTGGTAAAGTATTTTTTCCATTACCCATTACCCATTCCCCCATTTTCTTACTCAACTGCGGTAGAACTTAACGATCTAGTTTCCCACAACACCATATGAGGTGTGGTTGGTGCTGGCTGGTGTAAGGAAATCAGCTGCGCTAAAGTGTTCTTTAACTGGGTACGCGGTACGATATCATCGACAAAGCCGTGTTTTAACAAATCTTCAGCAGTCTGAAAATCATCGGGCAGTTTTTCGCGCAAAGTTTGCTCAATCACTCGCCGACCAGCAAAACCGATCATTGCTTTTGGTTCTGCCAAAATTATATCGCCTAACATGGCAAAACTAGCAGTAACGCCGCCTGTGGTGGGATTGGTTAAAACAGGAATATACAATAGTCGTGCATCTCGATGGCGTTGTAAGGCTGCGGAGATTTTCGCCATCTGCATCAAAGAAAGCATTCCTTCTTGCATTCTTGCACCACCAGAGGTGCAAACGATAACTACAGCATATCGCCGCTGAGTCGCTTGCTCAATTAGGCGGGTGAGTTTTTCACCAACCACCGAACCCATGCTACCACCCATAAATCGGAAGTCCATGACTCCAAGAGCGATGGGTAAATTATTGATTTCCCCTAAACCAGTTTTTACAGCATCGATTAAGCCAAGTTTTTCTTGAGTTTCTCGCAAGCGATCGCTATAAGGTTTGCGATCGCGAAATTGCAGAGGATCGGCAGGAAGCAAATTCTCATCTATAGGTTTCCACGTATTCGCATCTATCAATTGGCGGATGCGCTCATCGCTATCCACTCGATTATGATGTCCGCATTCAGTGCAAACCATTTGATTAGCCCTCAGGTCTTTGGCATATGTCAATACACCACACTTAGGACATTTATTCCACAACCCATCAGCAATTTCCCGTTCTTGGCGTTCAACACTGATAGAGCCTGATTTACGTCGATTTGCAAACCAATCTAACAAAGACTTTAAACCGCGTGATTCTTCGTTGTTTGCCATTTTTATCTTATGCAAGGTGTACTATGTTCAAAACAGATCAATCCGCTTTGCGTGGTCTTTTATATTTTGTCCTTTGTGAATAAATATACAACGAATCACGATTGACAAATAACTCATGACCACTTGTTTCAATTTATCTTCTAAACGCTAATCGACTTAGAGCATGTGCCTTTGGTGCCAGCTTAACGAAAATACATAAACCAATTCAAGTCTATTATTCCTTTTTTAGGGAATTTATCAGCAGTTTTGCATTTCTTTGATAGACGCGAACGCAATGGCAAGGAGTTATAGTACCAGCCTCCAAATTAATAATTTTTGTTGCTTTGTTATTGAGAGTCAGTATCTACTTCACCCTTTGCAAGCTCGCCAATCGATACTAGCTGTTAACATTATCCTAATCACCACTTGATATTACCAAAAGCTAAAAGACAGATGGCGTAATGGTGGTTACAGTCGGCGAGATGGGGGGAGATGGAAAGACAAGGGGACAAGGAGACAAGGGGACAAGGGGGACAAAGGAGACAAGGGAGATAAGGGGCTTTTTTAAGAGGGGAAAAGGAGAAAGGGGAGGCAGTGCGGTCTTCTCCCACTCGTGAGAGGCGCTCCGCCAAGGGGTTCACCTGCGTGGAGCACCTGCCTATGATTGGGGAAAGGAAAGAATTATTACCAATGCCCAATTACCCATTACCCCAACTCTAGAGCCAGAGCCGGCACGTTCACGCGTAGCGTAGGCGTGACAGGAGAGGGAAACCCTCCCTTTCTCGCTCTTTCTCACCATTACCCATTCCCCATTCCCCATTCCCCATTCCCCATTCCCCATTCCCCCCTTCGGGGTTCGCCAGTCGCTCATGGGGGAGACCCCCAAGACCGCGCTGGCTCACCATTACCCATTCCCCATTCCCCATTCCCCATCAAGTAACGGGGAAAAATAACCTGATGTAGCTAGATAAAATTGCTTCACCACCAAAAAGAGCGATCGCAGCTCCTAAAGCGAGAAAGGGACCAAAAGGCATCTTTTGTCCCCACTTCTTTTTTGATAATATAATTGCACTGCTACCTGCTAAGGCTCCGAGGGTACAGGCGAGAAAACCAGCTAAAAGCAAAAGCTTCCAACCTAACCAAGCTCCCATCATTGCTGCTAGTTTGGCATCACCTCCACCCATCGCTGTTTTGCCAAAAGCGATAGAACCAAATATAGCGATCGCATCAAATAACCATAACCCTAATACTGCTCCGACTATCCCCCGCATCAAATGATGAACTAGTCCACTCCAGCTAGCTTCTGGTAAAAAACCAACAATCATTTGAAACACAATCCCCAATACTAACCCAGACTGTGTTAATTGATTGGGGAGAATCATAGTATCAAAGTCGATGAGCGATAGCGCTAATAACCAACTACAAAAAGCCCAATAGCCGATTGTCAAAATTGAAACTTTAAATACAAAGAAAACTAGTATAAAAATAATCCCCGTTATCGCCTCTACCACAGGATAACGGATAGAAATCTTACTTTTACAATAACGGCAACGCCCTTTTAACCACAACCAACCCAGCACAGGAACGTTATCGTGTGCTTTTAGCTGCCTCAAGCAATGGGGACAGCGAGAAGGAGGAAAGAGAATCGACAACTTAGCAGGTAGCCGATAAACTACAACGTTGATAAAGCTACCGATAGATGCACCCAAAGCGAAAACAATTACACTCGTCGGTACGAGTATCAACAAGTCCATATAGTTAGTGGATAGTGGATAGTGGATAGTTGTTGGTTGTTGGTTGTTGGTTGTTGGTTGTTAGTTGTTGGTTGTTGGTTGTTGGTTGTTAGTTGATATTTATTGACAACTAACCATTAACCACTAACTCTTAACTCCTAACTCCTAACTCCTAACTCCTATCCACTATCCACTATCCACTAACTAATACATGTACGATTCAATCTGATTTAAAGGCACAAAACATTCTTGCGGTAAAAGGACTGGTTGACTAGTAAAAATTACCTTACCGCGAAGAGTAACTCGATTAATTGCTACTCCTGAAGCATGTCCAACAATTTCCGGGTGTACCTCGCAGTAGGTGTAATAAATTTGTCCAGCCGATCTGATCACTGAGGGATCGATTAAGGGTGGCTGGTTTTGTGAATTGCTAAAATTTGCTTGCCCTTGTCGTAAAGCGTACACTAGTTGTTTTATTTGCTTTCTAAGTTTGTATCTAGTCTATATGAAAGTTTGAAAAAACAGTTGCCAAATTGTCCAACTTTGAGGGGAGTGGGGAGTGGAAAGTGGGGAGTGGGGGACAAGGGGCTTTTTTAAGAGGGGGAAAGGGGAGGCAGTGCGGTCTTCTCCCACTCGTGAGAGGCGCTCCGCCAAGGGGTTCACCTGCGTGGAGCACCTGCCTATGATTGGGGAAAGGGGGTGGAGTCATTTAAAATCAGTCGAAGAGAAGTTAAAATATTTCAACATTTTCCCTTTCCCCTTTAACCTTTTCCCCTCCTCAAATTACCAATTCACGATTACCGATTACCAATTCCCCATTACCCATTCCCTGATTCCAATGCTTGAATGAGTGTCTCGCCCATAGAGCGACAACCTAAAAGATTCATTCCCGGAGACATTATATCTCCAGTGCGATCGCCTTTTTCTAAAACTTGCGATACTGCTTTTTCGATTTTGTCTGCGGCTGCACTTTGATTTAAGCCGTAGCGTAACATCATTGCTGCACTCAAAACCTGCGCTAGGGGATTTGCTTTATCTTGTCCGGCAATATCTGGTGCGGAACCGTGTACAGGTTCAAACACTCCGGGACCGGAAGCGCCTAAACTCGCAGATGGTAGCATACCGATACTACCAGTTAACATCGCCGCTGCATCTGAGAGAATATCGCCGAATAAGTTGCCCGTAACGATAGTATCAAATTGCTTGGGAGCGCGGACTAATTGCATCGCGGCTGCATCGACATACATGTGAGATAGTTCGATGTCAGAGTATTCTTGAGAAAGTGAAGTAATGCGATCGCGCCATAACTGCGATACTTCTAATACATTCGACTTATCCACCGAACATAGTTTACCCCCACGTTTTCGCGCTGCTTCAAAAGCGACTCTGCCG harbors:
- a CDS encoding ScyD/ScyE family protein, coding for MLLSFLSKSTLSLTAISLFFSVISQSKPVEAASFKVVADGLDNVRGLSFSPDGSLYITEAGVGGDGRCIPGPSLEGLDSCAGTSGAVTRVKDGKQERILTGLPSIALRPSGATGEGPQDIQFDAAGNPYLLIGYGGNPTINDFQGNSPSWGQLYKVDFNTNSLTSIADLGKYELANNADGEAVLDVSGEIASNPYAFTIKGNTAYIVDAAANNILTVGLDGSNLKSFAVLPKQTITNPIFPTPEPGQVSPPDAPPPGQTPNEVEIQSVPTGVVFGADDALYVSEYTGFPFPQGKARIFRVAANGETTVYADGFTQLGDLAFDAKGNLYALQYGNEPQWKGISDASVIKIAPDGTRTTLLSGNGLESATALTVGLDGAIYVSSKGDRPGVGQVLRIDNSAKVPEPSSALSLLAFAVLGIGSFTKRKR
- a CDS encoding ABC transporter substrate-binding protein: MISNVWKFLRVVVAIAIAFTIIGCQKLPLFAHNAPAPVIVKLSSWAANPAEQKLLKQLLNDFELQHPAIKVKHEVINDQYMDVIKTRFVGEAAPDVFYLDVFEAPFLMSQDVLEPLDAYIKPEFDLADFQLTLLDSFKYQNHIYGLPKDYSTLALFYNKQAFAAANLSSPPTTWDELRSDSKLLTVDRNRDGRIDQYGFGEIPELARQAYKIKAFGGQLVTENGYAAFASVAGLQGLQLAVDQYQKDRTSAQKSDVGTNSGSEMFGQGKAAMVIEGNWAIPYLKETFPKLQFATAEVPTMNEKKGTMVFTVAYVMNKLALHKAEAWELMSYLTSKQGMQKWTATGFALPTRKSVAEKLDYEKDLMRSPFLTGVDYAIPWQAGKYPAVIMNNFDNQFVSAMLGQQPLKQAMVRSQAEANKQIKAME
- a CDS encoding prepilin peptidase, whose protein sequence is MDLLILVPTSVIVFALGASIGSFINVVVYRLPAKLSILFPPSRCPHCLRQLKAHDNVPVLGWLWLKGRCRYCKSKISIRYPVVEAITGIIFILVFFVFKVSILTIGYWAFCSWLLALSLIDFDTMILPNQLTQSGLVLGIVFQMIVGFLPEASWSGLVHHLMRGIVGAVLGLWLFDAIAIFGSIAFGKTAMGGGDAKLAAMMGAWLGWKLLLLAGFLACTLGALAGSSAIILSKKKWGQKMPFGPFLALGAAIALFGGEAILSSYIRLFFPVT
- the accD gene encoding acetyl-CoA carboxylase, carboxyltransferase subunit beta; the protein is MANNEESRGLKSLLDWFANRRKSGSISVERQEREIADGLWNKCPKCGVLTYAKDLRANQMVCTECGHHNRVDSDERIRQLIDANTWKPIDENLLPADPLQFRDRKPYSDRLRETQEKLGLIDAVKTGLGEINNLPIALGVMDFRFMGGSMGSVVGEKLTRLIEQATQRRYAVVIVCTSGGARMQEGMLSLMQMAKISAALQRHRDARLLYIPVLTNPTTGGVTASFAMLGDIILAEPKAMIGFAGRRVIEQTLREKLPDDFQTAEDLLKHGFVDDIVPRTQLKNTLAQLISLHQPAPTTPHMVLWETRSLSSTAVE
- a CDS encoding PEP-CTERM sorting domain-containing protein, with amino-acid sequence MIFNSLKVWLFPLALTLVGVCSNAARATAQTIYPLSSDYRTTVNITPIAGDISQVFEVGVSDDAPYGLELYKGLTYSVLDSKGNLTFNNNPEVFGVQGYPLGYIQFGDGTNKLFGTSDASAAVNFDNLTAKGSGLVYITGGEGIFKGATATLLFSEDDIVNLGSTITLNGLAKVSGSIKVSQKVPEPTTTTALIGIGLIGVAFLRRRSRLQSTS
- the leuB gene encoding 3-isopropylmalate dehydrogenase, producing MTQNYRITLLPGDGIGPEIMNVAVDVLKVVGKQFDLQFEFQQALMGGAAIDATGEPLPADTLEMCRNSDAVLLAAVGGYKWDSLPSHLRPEAGLLGLRAGLGLFANLRPAKIIPQLIDASTLKKEVVEGVDIMVVRELTGGIYFGKPKGIFETETGEKRGVNTMVYSESEIERIGRVAFEAARKRGGKLCSVDKSNVLEVSQLWRDRITSLSQEYSDIELSHMYVDAAAMQLVRAPKQFDTIVTGNLFGDILSDAAAMLTGSIGMLPSASLGASGPGVFEPVHGSAPDIAGQDKANPLAQVLSAAMMLRYGLNQSAAADKIEKAVSQVLEKGDRTGDIMSPGMNLLGCRSMGETLIQALESGNG
- a CDS encoding Uma2 family endonuclease; amino-acid sequence: MSPDLKNALPSTDELPCSDDIPVDNEDQNFLPNVLLFLLQSIWASRMDWFFGVDMAVYHTTGINPRVPVVPDGFLSLGVERKKNGKSRKSYAVWEENQVVPILTLEMVSHSPGGEYDEKMAIYNRLGVLYYVIYNPEFWRRDQHHPFEVYKLVDGNYQLQIGEPCWMPEVGLGIGRYQGVVAGIPQELLSWYNQRGDRYLTIEEQAQIERSRAEQERSRAEQLADYLRSLGIDPDNLPSKQS
- a CDS encoding MFS transporter; this translates as MDSVEFDIDAPLVPEITKVAAPETAISPTAKPGTPVTKDAIRTSLRASTIDGAFAAVYTITTTGILLSNFLVELHASPVAIGMLTSIPMLVNLIQPVGAYLSERITSRFRYSLWTNGPARLVWLILVLGIVAFSWGLVNSQQLVILTLGIVLLSNVFNGLGGASWLSWMAQIVPRKLRGRYFGLRNSVASLTNLICVALAGLAISKWYGGAIQGYGVVVFVGILAAIISLGCQYFQVDINPQQQNTLPDRISENKALSIEAVDSDLPNTETIEIKSDLALSGDSSTGKSIFKDVNFLMFLLYFGLWAFAVNLGAPFFNYYLLDTLDIDVSWVATYGSLRAGATLVMLILWGKLADKIGNRPILLIVGLVLALTPLLWLLVGNSPLDIWVWLPLLHILLGITWAGIDLCNNNIQLGIAPVRHQAIYFAIAAAVAGVSGALGTTIGGFVAQFSIYGGLRGLFAISVIFRLAAFIPLVFVREPKH